A single Clostridium sp. AN503 DNA region contains:
- a CDS encoding response regulator yields MIILIFDVMLIRQTTYEEGSQHLDELSRQIASSIEKQSRGQWNMLDVLYQCFIESGEDWSAVSSYIQQKKEDFGFDSLCLVDEDAMYYDRERSVSLLSSKEVTTKLLTDRQPIILDNMLSEEDRLIFLIPIDSETIGGKKICALGITYNSRNLFDVLDIQAFDGNAMMYIIHRDGVVLFRTSQENAITGYNMINSLEKDRFVQGSIGELRDNIRSGRQELMTVHLTDKEYYLNHTPVGVDDWQLVTMVPVEVVSGRLMHSAMVTSVCIFLIGALVVIAYVLLYSDSAKKILRAEEAARKAAENANRSKSQFLSNMSHDIRTPMNAIIGMTRIAREHINEPDKLKDCLKKIDLSGRLLVGLINDILDMSKIESGKMVLNYDTASLVELMQNLVSITQPAVHGKNQIFNIRLHHIRHERLMFDALRMNQVLINLLGNAVKFTPEGGHISLDVTEEPSDKEGAVHLVFKVADTGIGISREFQEHLFTSFTRERDSRIDKIEGSGLGLAITKMIVTMMEGTISVESEPGRGSIFTVELDLLTAGAPEEMKLPSIRVLVADDDPDTCYSAAGYLRELGAAVDIAFGGKEAVEKAKEAAKNGEDYNIIFLDWRMPDLEGTNTAREIREIVGEEVPILIISAYDWSGIEVEAGQAGINGFIQKPFFKSTLYHNIHKHYLHSGLEQTPAELEWDVLLGKRLLLVDDNEINLEIAQEILSNLGAAVETARNGQEAVGRFAHSPVGYYDMIFMDIQMPVMNGYEATKAIRRLEREDAGQVLVFAMTADAFADDIVQAKRVGMNAHFAKPLDINLMMKEIRKFEMRGPQRRKEAEHDET; encoded by the coding sequence ATGATCATTCTTATCTTTGATGTCATGCTGATCCGTCAGACTACATATGAGGAAGGCTCGCAGCACCTGGATGAGTTATCCAGGCAGATCGCCTCGTCCATAGAGAAACAGTCCCGCGGTCAGTGGAATATGTTGGATGTGCTGTATCAGTGTTTTATAGAATCAGGGGAAGACTGGTCGGCGGTGAGCAGTTATATTCAGCAGAAGAAAGAGGATTTTGGATTTGACTCTTTATGTCTGGTGGATGAGGACGCGATGTACTATGACAGGGAGAGGTCTGTTTCGCTCCTTTCCAGCAAAGAGGTCACCACGAAGCTGCTTACGGACAGGCAGCCCATTATATTGGATAATATGCTGTCGGAGGAAGACAGGCTTATATTTCTTATCCCTATAGACAGCGAGACCATTGGCGGGAAAAAGATCTGTGCTCTGGGCATAACCTACAACAGCCGGAATCTTTTTGATGTGCTGGATATCCAGGCGTTTGACGGAAATGCAATGATGTACATCATCCACCGGGACGGGGTTGTTCTCTTCCGCACCAGCCAGGAGAATGCTATCACCGGTTATAATATGATAAACAGCCTTGAGAAAGACAGGTTCGTGCAGGGATCCATTGGGGAACTGCGGGACAATATCCGCAGCGGGAGACAGGAACTGATGACTGTGCACCTTACGGATAAAGAGTATTATTTGAATCATACGCCGGTAGGAGTGGATGACTGGCAGCTTGTCACAATGGTGCCGGTTGAAGTGGTCAGCGGCCGGTTGATGCATTCGGCAATGGTTACTTCTGTGTGCATATTCCTGATCGGAGCGCTGGTGGTGATTGCCTATGTCCTGCTCTATTCAGATTCGGCAAAGAAAATCCTCAGGGCAGAGGAGGCGGCGCGAAAGGCGGCGGAAAACGCTAACCGCTCTAAAAGCCAGTTTCTATCCAATATGTCCCACGATATACGGACTCCGATGAATGCCATTATCGGTATGACCAGGATAGCCAGAGAGCACATAAATGAACCAGATAAGCTTAAAGACTGCCTGAAGAAAATAGATCTGTCCGGCCGTCTGCTGGTGGGCCTGATCAATGATATTCTGGATATGTCCAAGATTGAAAGCGGCAAAATGGTTTTGAACTATGATACCGCATCCCTGGTGGAGCTGATGCAGAATCTGGTGAGCATTACCCAGCCTGCAGTCCATGGGAAAAATCAGATATTTAATATCCGGCTCCATCATATCCGGCATGAGCGGCTGATGTTTGATGCACTCCGCATGAACCAGGTGCTGATCAATCTGTTGGGAAATGCCGTGAAATTCACGCCGGAGGGAGGACATATCAGCCTGGACGTGACAGAAGAACCGTCAGATAAAGAAGGCGCTGTTCATCTTGTGTTCAAAGTGGCGGACACCGGTATCGGCATATCCAGGGAGTTTCAGGAGCATCTGTTTACTTCCTTCACCAGAGAACGGGACAGCAGGATCGATAAAATCGAGGGAAGCGGCCTGGGCCTGGCTATCACAAAGATGATCGTGACCATGATGGAGGGTACGATCTCCGTGGAGAGCGAGCCGGGCAGAGGAAGCATATTTACGGTGGAGCTGGATCTTTTGACTGCCGGAGCACCTGAGGAGATGAAGCTGCCGTCCATCCGCGTATTGGTGGCTGATGACGATCCCGATACCTGCTATTCGGCGGCGGGTTATTTGCGGGAGCTGGGTGCAGCGGTAGATATTGCATTTGGTGGTAAAGAGGCAGTTGAAAAGGCAAAGGAGGCAGCCAAGAACGGCGAAGATTATAATATTATCTTTCTGGACTGGCGGATGCCGGATCTGGAAGGTACGAATACAGCCAGAGAGATCCGGGAGATTGTGGGTGAGGAAGTTCCGATCCTCATCATCAGCGCTTACGACTGGTCCGGCATAGAAGTGGAGGCGGGCCAAGCCGGCATTAACGGATTTATCCAAAAGCCGTTTTTCAAGTCAACCCTCTACCACAACATCCATAAGCACTATTTACATAGTGGGCTGGAACAGACGCCGGCGGAACTGGAATGGGATGTTCTTTTGGGGAAACGGCTTCTGCTGGTAGATGACAATGAAATAAACCTGGAGATTGCCCAGGAGATCCTGAGCAATCTGGGTGCTGCGGTGGAAACTGCACGTAACGGACAGGAGGCTGTAGGTCGTTTTGCACATTCACCAGTGGGCTATTATGACATGATATTTATGGACATACAGATGCCGGTCATGAATGGATATGAGGCAACAAAAGCCATCCGGCGGCTGGAACGGGAGGATGCGGGTCAGGTACTGGTATTTGCTATGACAGCCGATGCGTTCGCCGATGATATTGTGCAGGCAAAACGTGTAGGGATGAATGCGCATTTTGCAAAGCCTCTGGACATTAATCTTATGATGAAAGAAATCAGGAAATTTGAAATGCGCGGTCCGCAGCGCAGAAAAGAGGCAGAACATGATGAAACATAA